The following proteins come from a genomic window of Shewanella halifaxensis HAW-EB4:
- the proB gene encoding glutamate 5-kinase, with the protein MNLSEISYRRVVVKLGTSVLTSGSLKLDKAHMVELARQMACLMKAGVEVVLCTSGAIAAGKEHLGYPQLPDTIASKQLLAAVGQSQLILAWSQLFSIYGLHVGQLLLTRADLHDRERYLNARDSLNALLNNGIIPIINENDAVATAEIKVGDNDNLSARAALLCDADLLILLTDQKGLFDADPRKNPDAKLITEVQNIDDSLRMLAGGAVSGLGTGGMATKLEAADIARRAGVEVVIASGHHKDVIQNVVCAKPVGTHFTALEHPLESRKQWILAGPKARGQVVLDTGAITAVTQKGRSLLSKGIIEVNGLFQRGDTIELVDTKGKVYAKGMSRYGSLDVSKIAGKHSDNIEEILGYDYGDAVVHRNDMVVL; encoded by the coding sequence ATGAACTTAAGTGAGATTAGTTACCGCCGCGTAGTGGTTAAATTGGGAACAAGTGTACTGACATCTGGCAGCTTAAAGTTAGATAAAGCGCACATGGTTGAATTAGCACGACAGATGGCTTGCTTGATGAAAGCAGGTGTTGAGGTCGTATTGTGTACCTCGGGAGCAATCGCTGCGGGTAAAGAGCATTTAGGCTACCCCCAATTACCCGATACCATAGCCAGTAAACAGCTGCTCGCTGCGGTAGGGCAAAGCCAGCTAATCCTTGCTTGGTCTCAGTTATTTAGTATTTATGGTTTGCACGTTGGCCAGCTATTGCTGACCCGCGCCGATCTGCATGACAGGGAGCGCTATTTAAACGCTAGAGACTCTCTTAATGCGCTGCTTAACAATGGCATTATCCCAATTATTAATGAAAATGACGCCGTAGCAACGGCCGAAATTAAAGTTGGCGACAACGATAATCTGTCTGCTAGAGCCGCACTGCTATGCGATGCAGATTTGTTGATCTTATTGACCGACCAAAAAGGTCTATTTGACGCCGACCCGCGTAAAAACCCTGATGCAAAGCTGATCACCGAAGTCCAAAACATCGATGATAGCCTACGTATGTTGGCTGGGGGCGCGGTTTCAGGCCTTGGTACGGGTGGAATGGCGACTAAGCTTGAAGCTGCGGATATTGCACGTCGTGCAGGTGTTGAAGTGGTGATCGCATCGGGACATCATAAAGATGTCATTCAAAATGTAGTGTGCGCAAAGCCTGTCGGTACCCATTTTACTGCGCTTGAGCATCCGCTTGAGAGCCGTAAACAGTGGATTCTGGCCGGGCCTAAGGCTCGTGGTCAAGTCGTGCTGGATACTGGTGCAATTACAGCGGTAACCCAGAAAGGCAGAAGCTTGCTCTCTAAAGGGATCATCGAGGTTAACGGGCTATTTCAGCGCGGCGATACCATAGAACTTGTTGATACTAAGGGTAAGGTTTACGCCAAGGGCATGAGTCGATACGGCTCGCTTGATGTCAGTAAGATTGCTGGTAAGCACTCTGATAACATCGAAGAGATACTAGGCTACGATTATGGTGATGCAGTAGTTCACCGCAACGACATGGTGGTGTTATGA
- a CDS encoding NCS2 family permease encodes MLEKLFKLKQNQTTLKQEVVAGLTTFLTMAYIIFVNPMMLADAGMDHGAVFVATCLAAAIGCLVMGLVANYPIALAPGMGLNAFFTYTVVGEMGYSWETALGAVFLSGICFLVLSLVRIREWIVNSIPMSLRIGIAAGIGLFLALIGLKSAGIVVASPATLVTMGDITAFPAVMAVLGFFLIIAMVHRGMKSAVIVSILAVTALGLLFGDVQYQGVVSMPPSIAPTFMKMDLSGVLEISMLSVVFAFLFVDLFDTSGTLVAVAQRGGFLDDKGRLPRLNRALTADSTATIAGAMLGTSTTTSYIESTAGVSAGGRTGLTAVVVGLLFLGSLFISPLAAMVPAYATAGTLFYVAILMMSGLVHVEWEDITEAAPVVVVCILMPLTFSIATGIAMGFISYAVIKLMSGRYKDLSFGVVILAALFIAKFIYG; translated from the coding sequence ATGTTAGAAAAACTATTCAAATTAAAACAAAATCAAACAACGCTAAAGCAAGAGGTTGTGGCGGGTTTAACCACATTCTTGACCATGGCTTATATTATTTTCGTTAACCCTATGATGCTGGCCGATGCCGGTATGGATCATGGCGCCGTGTTTGTCGCCACCTGTTTAGCAGCAGCAATTGGTTGCTTAGTGATGGGCTTAGTGGCTAATTACCCCATTGCACTTGCGCCAGGTATGGGATTAAACGCCTTCTTTACCTATACGGTAGTCGGCGAGATGGGTTATTCATGGGAGACGGCCTTAGGTGCGGTGTTCCTGTCGGGGATCTGTTTCTTGGTGCTGTCTTTAGTGCGTATTCGTGAATGGATAGTTAATAGTATTCCTATGTCACTGCGGATCGGTATTGCTGCTGGCATCGGTCTTTTCTTGGCTTTGATAGGGCTTAAGAGTGCGGGGATTGTGGTTGCCAGCCCTGCAACACTCGTGACTATGGGGGATATAACTGCGTTTCCTGCGGTTATGGCTGTTTTGGGCTTTTTCTTGATTATCGCCATGGTACACCGAGGTATGAAGTCAGCAGTCATTGTTAGCATTCTTGCTGTTACTGCATTAGGGCTATTATTTGGTGACGTGCAGTATCAAGGTGTGGTTTCAATGCCTCCTTCAATCGCACCGACTTTTATGAAGATGGATCTTTCTGGCGTGCTTGAAATTAGTATGTTGTCGGTGGTATTTGCCTTTTTATTTGTCGATCTATTCGACACCTCTGGCACCTTAGTGGCAGTGGCTCAGCGTGGTGGTTTTTTAGATGATAAAGGCCGTTTGCCAAGGCTTAATCGTGCATTAACCGCTGACAGCACTGCAACCATTGCCGGCGCCATGCTGGGAACCTCAACCACGACTAGCTATATCGAGAGTACCGCAGGTGTGAGTGCGGGCGGGCGCACTGGATTAACTGCCGTTGTGGTTGGTTTGCTATTTCTCGGTTCGCTATTTATTTCGCCTTTAGCGGCAATGGTGCCTGCGTATGCAACGGCGGGGACGCTATTTTACGTGGCGATCTTAATGATGTCAGGCCTAGTTCATGTTGAGTGGGAAGATATTACCGAAGCGGCACCCGTTGTTGTGGTATGTATCTTAATGCCGCTAACATTCTCTATTGCCACAGGCATTGCGATGGGTTTTATCTCTTATGCTGTAATCAAGTTGATGAGTGGCCGCTATAAAGACTTAAGCTTTGGCGTGGTGATATTAGCGGCTCTGTTCATTGCTAAGTTTATTTATGGCTAG
- a CDS encoding pentapeptide repeat-containing protein → MQTINDYRSNFNVLLALTFSLTFVTACESDDNDTQIQSDLLTEKDFANNSRLRANPEQGTVALFLEPPSATVEGDSNGESGSDIIPYQYSRPLKHTFCYEDGNSNSNHSMVLNNSSGDEVLSVTANDECASAVIPAGEYQLVLTHGQHVDSTDTTFLVTTPDSGSQLEANSVNYSIVSKLLSTIGNILISPAYADTADDNVTTLISTNACKNCDLSGADLDNATLTFADLSGADLSDAILTNVDLFESTLTGTNFSGADMSNGDFRGSEMTYADLSNANLSGASFSSAQLSPADLDKATVTDTDFDNANLVGATWVDGGICDITSVGFCNSTAVAESDPCDSVKQDVTDDGNTVYKCLLPAVDKEVCTTESGGLDGGTSITSCEAKDTSELVMSVNLVDIFSQVSSSFDATLDNDTPMAILAWGGEGGIGSSGGLWTSGGDGGKSGFASTVTTLSHFLDDYGQTSFNFFIGEKGTLSNIDGDGGSSTLVMIAESSPASLEDDIILIAGGGGGGDSSGWLNDGTDGGAGGVAASSIIGQGTIGVGQAIIGVADGGSTDEWGNGGSGANDGKNGIGGQGGQAFLGLNSEWVNGDPGVGSDGRGGNADDSFSASGGGGGGGGYGGGGAGDDGAGAGGGSWSVIPATTCNSAPTQDTALSNPSSSADDFGSKDGAVEVWIFPKGC, encoded by the coding sequence GTGCAGACTATCAATGATTACCGCAGCAACTTTAACGTGTTGTTAGCGTTAACATTCTCTCTCACTTTCGTGACAGCTTGTGAAAGCGACGACAATGATACTCAAATACAGTCAGACCTTTTAACCGAAAAGGACTTTGCCAATAATAGTCGCTTACGTGCCAACCCTGAACAAGGTACCGTTGCTTTATTTCTCGAGCCACCTTCGGCAACTGTAGAGGGTGACTCTAATGGCGAGTCAGGCTCTGACATCATCCCCTACCAATATTCGCGTCCCCTCAAGCATACATTTTGCTATGAAGATGGTAACAGCAATTCAAATCACTCTATGGTGCTTAATAATAGCAGTGGCGATGAAGTACTTAGCGTTACAGCCAATGATGAATGCGCATCGGCAGTAATTCCTGCTGGGGAATATCAGCTGGTACTGACCCATGGTCAGCATGTAGATAGTACTGATACTACCTTCTTGGTGACGACGCCTGATAGTGGTTCGCAGCTAGAAGCTAATAGCGTTAATTATTCGATTGTTTCCAAACTACTGAGTACCATTGGCAATATCCTGATAAGCCCAGCTTATGCAGACACTGCAGATGATAATGTGACTACGCTTATTTCCACCAACGCATGCAAGAATTGTGATTTGTCAGGCGCAGACTTGGATAATGCAACACTCACATTTGCTGATCTTTCCGGCGCTGATTTAAGTGATGCCATATTAACCAATGTCGACCTTTTTGAATCAACGCTCACTGGAACCAACTTTAGTGGCGCCGATATGAGCAACGGTGATTTTCGTGGTTCGGAAATGACGTATGCAGATCTCAGTAATGCCAATCTAAGTGGGGCTTCTTTTTCCAGCGCTCAATTATCCCCTGCGGACCTTGATAAAGCGACTGTCACGGATACAGATTTTGATAACGCCAACCTCGTTGGCGCGACATGGGTCGACGGAGGCATTTGTGATATCACCTCTGTTGGCTTTTGTAATTCAACCGCGGTTGCCGAGTCTGACCCGTGCGATTCTGTTAAGCAGGATGTTACCGATGATGGCAACACCGTCTATAAATGTTTACTGCCAGCCGTTGATAAAGAAGTTTGTACCACCGAGTCTGGTGGTCTTGATGGTGGCACGTCAATAACAAGCTGTGAAGCAAAAGATACTTCAGAGCTGGTTATGTCTGTTAATCTTGTCGATATCTTCAGCCAGGTTAGCTCATCCTTTGATGCAACTCTGGACAACGACACTCCCATGGCCATTTTAGCCTGGGGGGGAGAAGGTGGCATTGGCTCTAGTGGTGGACTCTGGACCTCTGGGGGGGATGGTGGTAAGAGCGGTTTTGCATCAACAGTCACGACGTTATCTCATTTCCTAGACGATTATGGGCAAACATCATTCAATTTCTTCATCGGTGAAAAAGGCACACTGAGTAATATCGATGGTGACGGAGGCTCTTCGACACTGGTCATGATTGCAGAAAGTAGCCCTGCTTCACTTGAAGACGATATCATACTTATTGCTGGCGGTGGCGGCGGTGGTGACTCTTCTGGATGGCTTAACGATGGTACAGATGGCGGTGCTGGTGGCGTTGCAGCCTCATCAATCATCGGTCAGGGAACCATTGGCGTAGGCCAAGCCATTATCGGTGTAGCCGACGGTGGCAGCACGGATGAATGGGGGAATGGTGGAAGTGGCGCCAATGACGGCAAAAATGGCATTGGTGGTCAAGGCGGACAAGCATTTTTAGGGCTTAATAGTGAGTGGGTAAATGGCGATCCTGGGGTCGGTTCAGACGGCAGGGGCGGCAATGCAGATGATAGCTTTAGCGCTTCTGGCGGCGGTGGCGGCGGAGGTGGTTATGGTGGCGGTGGTGCTGGCGATGATGGAGCAGGAGCCGGTGGCGGAAGCTGGTCAGTCATCCCTGCCACAACCTGTAATAGCGCACCCACTCAAGACACTGCACTTTCAAACCCTAGTTCATCAGCTGATGACTTTGGCAGTAAAGATGGCGCGGTTGAAGTTTGGATATTTCCAAAGGGCTGTTAG